The following proteins are encoded in a genomic region of Hydra vulgaris chromosome 05, alternate assembly HydraT2T_AEP:
- the LOC136080164 gene encoding zinc finger MYM-type protein 5-like: MAERKKLSGAQYRKRRAANEGFKTKQARSLLKYLCSPQRNENVTDELKNQVEAGREADEMTVSEEFELHNVIHVAHKESEVHKIDKFSGLYANYSDPATWVVFDDEMRQLLIEHGPKQVDQFDFPKDSVQRKFSKSHYNRRLVNGDEVRRHWL, from the coding sequence ATggcagaaagaaaaaaattgtccGGTGCGCAATATCGTAAACGACGAGCTGCAAATGAAgggtttaaaacaaaacaggCTCGTTCTTTGTTAAAGTATTTATGTTCACCGCAGAGAAATGAAAATGTCACAGATgagttaaaaaatcaagttgAAGCAGGCAGAGAAGCCGATGAGATGACAGTATCAGAAGAGTTTGAATTACATAATGTAATACACGTAGCACACAAAGAATCTGAAGTgcataaaattgataaattctCTGGTCTATATGCTAACTATAGCGATCCGGCTACTTGGGTCGTATTTGATGATGAGATGCGACAACTTTTGATAGAACATGGACCAAAACAAGTCGATCAGTTTGACTTTCCTAAGGACAGTGtgcaaagaaaattttcaaaaagccATTACAACCGCCGGCTTGTCAATGGAGATGAAGTTCGCAGGCATTGGCTGTAG